The Knoellia sp. S7-12 region TCCGGACCGAGAACTCTGTGGACGCGGGCGGGGTCGAGGGGGAGCGAGTCCAAGCCGGCCGCATCATTCTGGGCGTCGTTGCGGTCCTTGTCGCCGGCGGGGAGGTAGCGCTCGTCGCCCCACCACAGCTCGACGCGTGACCAGTCGATGGCCGAGCGAGCCGGCAGGGCCGCCATCGACGCCCAAAGGTCCGAGCCCAAAGATCCGCCGGTGAGCGAGATGTGGACGACGTCCTGGTTGGCCTGGGCATCGGCGATCGCCGTCACGAGCCGGGCGGCGATGGCGTCGCTCAGCTCCTGTTTGCCCGGGTGCACGATGACGTCGACGTCGTGCACCTGGCTGATGTCGTTGGCTCCGGTCATGAGCTGCTGCCTCTCACGGATGACTTCTTGCGCTTGGCACGCGCCTGGTCGAGCTGGCGGGCGGCGGCCTTCTTGACCTGCTTGGGGTCGTCGGCCTTCTCGGGCATGGGTGCCTCGACCATGGCGGCACTGGCGTTGACCTTGGCCTCGCGGCGAATGCGGGCGGCGTCCTCACGCGACTCGGCCACCGACGGGGTGATGCCCTTGCGCTGTGCGTCGGTGGAGGTGCGCCGACTGTGGCTCACTCCCTCGAGTCCCTGACGCAGGGCGTCCGCATAGACCTCGTCGGGGTCGAGCCTGCGCAGCTCGTCGGCCAGGCACTCTGCGTCGCTTCGGGGAGGCAGCGCGATCGTCCGCTCGGGACGTCCGGTCTGCGACATGGTCGCGGTGGTGCCGTTCTGCGGGCGCACGAGGTCAAGGGGGCCACTGGGCCGGTCGAGTCGGACGCTGATGATGCCTGAGCCCTTGCGTGAGGCCACCAGTGCGACCGGGCACCGCAACTGCTTGGCCAACCAACCGGCGAGCAGCTTGGCCGAAGGTGAGTCGGATGCACCGGTGACCGTCACGGAGACGACCGGCTCGTAGGGCGCTTGGTCGAGTGCTGCGGTCAGCAGTGCCCGCCACAGCGTGATGCGCGACCACGCAAGGTCGGTGTCACCGGGGGCGTAGGCCGCCGCGAGGCGGGCCAGCGGGGCATTGGGTGCGCCCTTGGACCGGGAGACGTCGGTGATCCGTCGCTGCGCCATCTCGCCGATCGGGTCGGCGGAGGGGTCCTTGGGGGACTCTGCGGGCCACCACGCGACGATCGGCGCGTCCGCGAGCAGGAGCGGTGTGACGACGGCGCGACCGTGGGACGCCAGTGGTCCGAACAGGCGAAGGACGACGACCTCACTGGCGCCGGCGTCCCCGCCGATCCTGATCTGCCCGTCGAGGCGAGCGGCACCCCGTCGGTTGGCGATGACGACGACGATGATGCGACAGGGGTGCTGACGGCTGGCATCGTTGGCCGTCTCGATGGCGGCGTCGGCCTCGTTCTCGTCCACGACGATGACCAGGGTGAGCACCCTCGTCAGCGCCATGGATCCAGTCTCGGAACGCAGTCGGACCAACTTCTTGGAGATGTTGACGGTGCTCGTGCTGGGCAGGTCGACGATCACGGGAGCCTCCATTCGCGGCCGTCACGGCTCATCAGATCGTCAGCGCTCTGGGGTCCCCAGGTGCCTGATTCGTACTGGTCGATGCGGGCCTTGTTCTTGGCCCAGAACTCCTCGATCGGGTCGAGGATCTCCCAGGAGAGCTCGACCTCCTCGTGGCGCGGGAAGAGCGGCGGCTCACCGAGGAGAACGTCGAGGATGAGGCGTTCATAGGCTTCGGGTGAGCTTTCGGTGAAGGCGCGGCCGTAGCCGAAGTCCATCGTCACGTCGCGCACCTCCATCTGTGCGCCGGGGACCTTGGCGCCAAAGCGCATGGTCACCCCCTCGTCGGGCTGGACCCGGATGACGACCGCGTTCTGACCGAGCTCCTCGGTCGCGGTGTCGGCGAAGGGCAGGTGCGGTGCCTTCTTGAAGACGACCGCGATCTCGGTGACGCGCTTGCCCAGCCGTTTGCCGGTTCTGAGATAGAACGGGACCCCCGCCCAACGGCGGGTGTCGATCTCGAGCTTGACCGCGGCATACGTCTCGGTGGTCGAAGTGGCACCCACGCCTTCCTCGCTGAGGTAGGAGATGACCTCTTCGCCACCCTGCCAACCCCGGGCGTACTGCCCGCGCGCGGTGCCCTGGGTGAGGTCCTTGGGCAGGCGGACCGCAGACAGGACCTTCTCCTTCTCGCTGCGCAGGTGGTTGGCGTCGAAGGAGACCGGCTCCTCCATCGCCGTCAGCGCGAGGAGCTGCAGGAGGTGGTTCTGGATGACGTCCCGAGCCGCGCCGATTCCGTCGTAGTAGCCGGCTCGTCCACCGATGCCGATGTCCTCGGCCATCGTGATCTGGACGTGGTCGACGTAGTGGCTGTTCCAGACCGGCTCGAACATCTGGTTGGCGAAGCGGAGTGCCAAGAGGTTCTGGACAGTCTCCTTGCCCAGGTAGTGGTCGATCCGGAAGACCGAGTCCGCAGGAAAGACATCGGCGACGATCTCGTTGAGTTCGCGCGCGCTCTGCAGGTCGTGGCCGAAGGGCTTCTCGATGACGACGCGACGCCACGATCCGTCTGGGGCCGTGGACAGGCCCGAGCGCTTGAGTTGCTCGCACACCGTCGCGAAGAACGATGGCGGGATCGACAGGTAGAAGGCGTGGTTGCCGCCGGTGCCGCGTTGTTCATCGAGCTCACGCACGGTCTCGGCGAGGAGGTCGAAGGCCTTGGGGTCATCGAACGTGCCGGGCACGAAACGGATGCCTTCGCTCAGCGAACGCCACACGTCCTCACGAAACGGTGTGCGGGAACGCTCCTTGACCGCCTCATAGACGATCTTGCCGAAGTCCTGGTCGGCCCAGTCGCGACGAGCAAAACCGATGAGCGAGAAGCCCGGGGGAAGCAGACCACGGTTGGCGAGGTCGTAGATCGCCGGCATGAGCTTCTTGGTGGCGAGGTCGCCAGTGACACCGAACAGCACAAGGCTGCACGGGCCCGCGATGCGGGGAAGTCGCTTGTCGCGCGGATCCCGAAGGGGGTTGTGGGTGGCAGTGACGCGCGCCGGACTCATCAGGCTCCTGGTGTCGTGAGGGCCGACCGCACCTGACTCAGGCCGCGCCCATGCTGGGTGAGGTTAAGGCGAAGGACGGGACGTCCGTGCTCGGCAAGGACTTGGGCATCGCCACCGGCCTGGGCATCGATGAACTCGCCGAAGGTGAACTCGCGCCCCGGGACCGCGAGGTCCTCGACGGGGGTGGCAGTGATCTGGATGAAGACGCCGTTGGCGGGCCCACCCTTGTGGTACTGACCGGTGGAGTGGAGGAAACGAGGCCCCCAGCCAAAGGTCACGGGGCGACCGGTGTGGTCGAAGAGGGTGCGGGCGACCTGCTCGAGGTCGGCATCCTGCTCGCGGTCGAGGTAGGCCATGACAGCGATGTAGCCGGCCTTCTCGTCGATCTGGGAAAGCAGCGCCGACACGGCACCGGGCAACGTGCTCTCGTCGCCGAGCCACTCGCCCCCGAGGGTGCGGACCTCGACGGAACCGTCGACGAACGCCGGCTCCTCAGCGGCTGAACCGGTCTGGTCGAGCAAGCCTCGGGCAGCGTTCTTGGCGCTCTCGACATCGGGCTGGTCGAACGGGTTGATGCCGAGCAGGCGACCAGCGACGGCGGTGGCGACCTCCCACAGAAGGAGCTGAGCGCCGAGCGTGCCGGCAACAGTGATGACCGAACCGCTGTCACCGATGTTCTCTTCGGGACTGATGTCGGCCGGCCCGGGCTGCTCTGCGGCGATCGAGTCGGGGTGGCGCGGAGCGCCCTCGGCGTCGGTCGTGAGGTCTGTGTCGTCGTCGGGCTCGTCATCGTCGTCGCCCGCGGCGACGAGGCGCACGAGGTTCGCGTCGGCGTAGGTGTGCTTCGGTGCTTCCCCGTCGGCGACGACGGGGAGGATGCCCTTGCCGTCCTTGCCGGTGGATTCAGCGATGAGCTGCTCGGCCCAGGCGCCGAACCCGACGTTCTCGGTTCCGGCGTCTACGAGGACGAGCTTGTCGCGCAATGGCTTGGTGCCGGCCATGGCGGCCCCGAGACGCAGGGCAGGGTTGCCCTCGTCGTCGGCCGCGAGAAGGTCGGCCACCGCTTCGGCGTCGTCGAGGAGCGCGCCCACGTCGACTCCGGCCAGGCCGGATGGGACCAGGCCGAACGCGGTCAGGGCCGAGTAGCGGCCGCCCACGTCGGGGTCCGCGTTGATGACCCGGAAACCTGCCGTGCGAGCCTCACCGTCGAGCGGGCTGCCCGGGTCGGTGACGATGATGATGCGACGGGTGGCGTCGATGCCGGCATCGGTGAACGCCTGCTCGAAGGCTCGGCGCTGAGAGTCGGTCTCAACCGTGGAGCCCGACTTCGACGAGACGACGACGGCGGTCTTCTTGAGGTCGGTCGAGACGGCGCGGCGCACGACGTCGGGGGCGGACGAGTCGAGGACGACGATGTCGACACCGGCGGTGGCGCAGATGACCTCCGGCGCGAGCGACGAGCCACCCATGCCGCAGAGGACGATTCGGGACACGCCGTCGCCACGCAACTCTTCGCGCAACGCGGCGATCTCGCCGAGCAGGGGACGGGACGACCGGGGGAGGCCGACCCACGACAGGCGCTTGCCAGCCTCTTCTTCGGCGGCCTTGCCCCAGAGCGTGGCGTCCTGGGCGAAGAGCTTGCTGGCCACCTCGTCCTTGACCAGCTGGGGGACGTGGGTCGAGATGGCGTCAGCGGCGGCGCCGCGGGCCGTGACCTCGAGGCTGCTCATCGAGAAGCCTTGTCGAGCTCGGACTGCACGCCGTCGAGCAACTCTCCCCACGACTTCTCGAACTTGTCGACGCCTTCCTTCTCGAGCTGGGCGGTGACCTCGGAGTAGGAGATGCCGAGACGTTCGAGGGCGTCGAGGACCTCAGCGGCTTCCTCGTAGGTGCCCTCGATGGTGTTGCCGGTGATCTCGCCGTGGTCCTTGACCGCGTCGAGCGTCTTCTCGGGCATCGTGTTGACGGTGCCGGGTGCGACGAGCTCGGTGACATACATGGTGTCGGGGTATGCCGGGTCCTTGACGCCCGTGGACGCCCACAGGGGGCGCTGTGGCTTGGCTCCGTCGGCCTCCAAGTTCTTCCAGCGCGGAGTCGAGAAGACCTCTTCGAACGCCTGGTAGGCCAGTCGTGCGTTGGCGATCGCAGCCTTGCCCTTGAGGCTCTTGGCGGTCTCGGCGTGCTCGCCCTTGACGGCATCGAGACGCTTGTCGACCTCGGAGTCGACGCGGGAGACGAAGAACGACGCCACGGACTCGAGAGTGCTGATGTCCTTGCCTGCCTCACGGGCCTGCTCGACGCCGGTGAGGAAGGCGTTCATCACCGCGCGGTAGCGGTCGAGGCTGAAGATCAGCGTGACGTTGACCGAGATGCCCTCAGCGATGACCTTGCTGATCGCGGGCAGGCCCTCAACCGTCGCCGGGATCTTGACGAGCAGGTTGGGGCGGTCGACGAGCTCTCGCAACTGCTTGGCCTGGGCCACAGTCCCGTCGGTGTCGCGGGCAAGTCGAGGGTCGACCTCGATGGAGACCCGACCGTCGAGGCCGTCGGTCGCCTCGAAGACGGGCAGAAGGATGTCGCAGGCGTCGCGAACGTCCTGCGTCGTCAAGGCAGTGACGGCATCATCGAGGGTCGCCTTGTCGGCGGCCAGCTGGGCAACCTGCTCGCTGTAGCTCTCTCCGTTGGAGAGGGCTACCTGGAAGATCGACGGGTTCGTCGTCACACCGACGACGCCCTTGGTGTCGATGACTTCCTGGAGGTTGCCGGACGTGAGCCGCTCGCGGCTCAGGTCGTCGAGCCAGATGGACACGCCATTGTCGGCGAGGGCCTTGAGTGCGGTGTTGTCAGTCATGAGACGTCACTTCCCAGCCGTTGCCGCGCTCTTGGCGGCAGGCTTCTTGGTGGTCGGCACGTCTGTGCCGGTGTCCTTGCGCGTGCGGGGGGCGGTCTCAACTGCACCGACGACCCCGGCGCCGGCCTTGGCCGCCTTGATCGAGTCCTTGGCCGCCTTGACGACGGCGGCGGGGGTGAAACCGAACTCGGTGAAGAGGGTCTTGGCGTCAGCGGATGCACCGAAGTGCTCGATGCTGATCGAGCGACCGGCGTCACCGATGATCTCTCGCCAGCCCTGTGCCACACCGGCTTCCACGCTGACGCGAGCGCGGATGGCGGGCGGAAGCACCTTGTCGCGGTAGGCCTTGGTCTGGTCGTCGAACCACTCGCGGCAGGGCATCGACACGACCCGAGTCGGCACACCCGACTTCTCGAGAGTGAGTCGGGCCTCGAGCGCGACGGACACCTCGGAGCCGGTGGCGACGATGATGACCTTCGGCTTCTGCTTGCCGTCGGCGCCGCCGTCGATGAGGACGTAGCCGCCCTTGGCGACGTTGCTCGCGTTGGCGTGCGTCTTGCGGTCGATAGTGGGCAGGGCCTGACGGCTGAGCGCCAGAGCGGCGGTTGCACCGTTGCGCAGGATGGCGCCCCAGGCGGCCGACGTCTCGTTGGCGTCGGCCGGGCGCACGACATCGAGTCCGGGCATGGCGCGCAGCGCGGCGAGGTGCTCGATCGGCTGGTGGGTCGGGCCGTCCTCACCCAGCCCGATGGAGTCGTGCGTCCAGACATAAGTCACCGGGAGCTGCTGGATCGCAGCAAGGCGCACGGCCGGTCGCATGTAGTCGGAGAACACGAGGAAGGTGCCGCCGTAGGGGCGGGTCATCCCCTCGAGGGCGATGCCGTTGAGGATCATGCCCATGGCGTTCTCGCGGATGCCGAAGTGCAGGGTGCGGCCGTAGGGTCCGCCCTTCCACGCGTCGGTCTGCTTGGACTTCGGGATGAAGGAAGCCTCGCCCTCCATCGTCGTGTTGTTGGACTCCGCGAGGTCGGCCGAACCGCCCCACAGCTCCGGCATGATCGGCGCAAGGGCACCCAGCACCTTGCCGGAGGCGGCGCGGGTGGCGATGCCCTTGTCGTCGGCAGGGAAGGTCGGCAGGGCGGCGTCGAGCCCGTCCGGGAGGTCTCCGGCAACGAGACGGTCGAGCAGCGTCGCGGCGTCCTTGTTCTTGCGCCGCCACGCGGCATACGTGGTGTTCCACGCCTTGTGGGCGGCCTTGCCGCGGGCCTTGGACTTGCGCGCATGGGCGAGCACGTCCTTGTCGACCTCGAAGGTCTTCTTGGGGTCGAAGCCGAGAAGCTCCTTGAGGCCGGAGATCTCGTCGTCGCCCAAGGCTGAACCGTGCGACTTGCCGGTGCCCTTCTTGGTCGGGGACGGCCAGGCGATGACCGTGTGCAGACGCACGAGTGTCGGCTTGGCCGACTTCTTGCTCTTGGTGAGTGCGTCGAGCAGGGCGTCGACGTCCTCGACGTAGTCGGCCGAGCCCGCCGGGTCGTTGCTCTGGCGCCAGTCGACGTCTGCGACCTCCCAGCCGTAGGCCTCGTAGCGCTTGGCCACGTCCTCGGAGAACGAGATGTCGGTGTCGTCCTCGATGGAGATCTGGTTGGCGTCATAGATGACGGTCAGGTTGCCGAGCTCCTGGTGTCCGGCGAGCGAGCTGGCCTCGGACGCCACGCCCTCCATGAGGTCACCATCGGAGGCAATGACCCACACATGGTGGTCGAACGGGCTCTGTCCGGGCTTGGCATCGGGGTCGAGCAGGCCGCGCTGACGACGCTGCGCCATGGCCATTCCCACGGCGGAGGCGAGGCCTGAGCCGAGCGGCCCGGTAGTGATCTCGACGCCGGGGGTGTGGTGCACCTCTGGGTGGCCCGGGGTGAGCGAGCCCCACGTGCGCAGCGCCTTGAGGTCCTTCAGCTCGAGGCCGTAGCCCGACAGGTAGAGCTGGATGTATTGGGTGAGGCTCGAGTGGCCGCACGAAAGGACGAACCGGTCACGGCCGAGCCACGTCGGGTCCGACGGGTCGTGCGTCATGACGTTCTGGAAGAGCAGGTATGCCGCGGGGGCCAGGCTCATGGCCGTGCCGGGGTGGCCGTTGCCGACCTTCTGCACGGCATCGGCGGCGAGGACGCGAACCGTGTCGACGGCCTTGACGTCCAGGTCGTTCCACTTCGCCTTGCGAGCCGTGGGGCGGGCGATCTCGGTGGAGCGAGTGGCGGTCGCTGCGGAGGTGCGGCGGGTCTTGGCCCGGCCTGCCTTCGTCGGGGTGGTGGTCACGTGGAGCCTCTCTGACGTCGAGCAATTGTGATGCAGATCAAACCTTTGATTCCCACCCTAGACCGCAGCCCACCGGTGAGAGCGACCACGTCCGCCCCGGTTAGACTCACGTTGACTTCACTGCCCCACCGCACCGCGAACTACCCCGAAGGACGCCGTGGCAACCGCCCCGATCAGCACCGCCTCGCCGGCTCGGCCGACGACTGGCTGGAAGCGATCGGTGGGCAACTACGTAGCACTCACCAAGCCGCGCATCATCGAGTTGCTGCTCGTGACAACGGTTCCAGTGATGTTCCTCGCCGAACGCGGTGTCCCGAACCTCTGGCTCGTGGTCGCGACGCTTGTCGGCGGCACCCTCAGCGCTGGGGCGGCCAACACCTTCAACTGTGTCTATGACCGCGACATCGACGCACTCATGGACCGCACGAAGAACCGGCCCATGGTCACGGGTGAGATCACGCCTCGCGCCGGGTTGATCTTCGGCGCCGCCCTCACGGTGCTGTCGACGGTGTGGTTCGTCGCCTTCGTCAACGTCGCGTCGGCCCTGTTGTCACTCGCGGCCATCGCTTTGTATGCCGTGCTCTACACGATGATTCTCAAGCGCCGCACCCCGCAGAACATCGTCTGGGGTGGCGTCGCTGGCTGCATGCCGACGCTCATCGGTTGGTCGGCAGTGACGGGATCGGTCGGCTGGCCGGCCGTGATCCTCTTCTTCGTCATCTTCTTTTGGACGCCGCCGCACTACTGGCCGCTGTCGATGGCCTTCAAGGACGACTACGCCAACGCTCAGGTGCCGATGCTCCCGGTCGAGCGCGGAGCACTCGCCGTCGCGCGCCAGATCGTCGCCTACAGCTGGGTCATGGTGTTGGTCTCCCTGGCCCTGATCCCGGTGGCCGACATGGGCTGGATCTATCTCGTGGCCGCTGTCGTCAGCGGCGCGGTCTTCATCGGCGAGGCGCACCGCCTACTGCACCTCGCGAAGTCGGGCGCTGCAACCAAGGAACTCAAGCCGATGCGGCTCTTCCACTTCTCGATCACCTACGTGACGCTGCTCTTCCTCGCGGTCGCCATCGACCCGCTGGTCCACCTCTCCATCGGCTGATCCGGCAGGTTGCGGCCCGAGCGAAAGGGGCCGACGAACACAGACAGCGACACGAGAGCGTGCATCGCAGCCATGACCAGAATGGTCTCGCGGACGCCGATCCACGTGCCGAGGCCACCGGCGAGGAGGCCCGCCAAGGGCATCGTTCCGAAGTTGAGGACCGACGAGGTCGCCGTGGTGCGGCCGAGCAGGTCTCCGGGCACATAGCGAACGCGGAAAGAGCTGCGCACGACGTTGGCGCCGACGACCCCGAGGCCCACGATGAATGATCCCGCAGCGACGAGGGCGGCCCCGAGTTCGGGTTGCGCCAGCCCGAGGAGCAGTGCTGGCGGTCCGCCGATGACCTGCAGCATCCGCAGGGAGCCGGCGTTGCCGAGCCAGGTCGTCGCGCGCGTCGCGATTGCGGCTCCGACCAGACCGCCCGCAGACCCGAAGGCCATCACGAAGCCGACCGACCCGGGCTCGAGACCGAGGTCGCGCACCATGAAGAGCACGATCAGCGCGCCGTAGCCGGTGAGGGCGAAGTTGCTCAACCCGCCCTGGATCGAGAAGAAGCGGAGGAAGGGGTCGCGCGCGACGATCGCGACGCCTTCGCGCACCTGTCGGCGCATCGGCTGGGCCGCTGGCCTGTCGGGCGCCGGGCCGAACTCGTCGGGACGCATCCGCGCCAGGCACACCCACGACGCCAGGAAGCTGACGACGTCGATCACGATGGCGAAGGCGGCCGAGAACGCCTGCACGAGAAGCCCACCCACGCCGGGGCCGCCGATCTGCATTGCCGCCTCGGTTCCGTAGATCCGCGCGTTGGCGCGTTCGAGATCCGGGCTCGCCACGACGCGGGGCACGAACGCGGCGTATGCCGTCCGGAAGAAGACCGTGCAGCAGCCCAGTCCCAGCGCG contains the following coding sequences:
- a CDS encoding MFS transporter: MTTATDVIGPQPSLARNRNFRLLWAGEGISVLGSMTTTVIFPLVAVTQFDAGPFWMGVLAGAIWLPWLMLGLVAGAWVDRSDPRRVMMRADLVAALVVATVPVAWALGVLTLPHLVLAALGLGCCTVFFRTAYAAFVPRVVASPDLERANARIYGTEAAMQIGGPGVGGLLVQAFSAAFAIVIDVVSFLASWVCLARMRPDEFGPAPDRPAAQPMRRQVREGVAIVARDPFLRFFSIQGGLSNFALTGYGALIVLFMVRDLGLEPGSVGFVMAFGSAGGLVGAAIATRATTWLGNAGSLRMLQVIGGPPALLLGLAQPELGAALVAAGSFIVGLGVVGANVVRSSFRVRYVPGDLLGRTTATSSVLNFGTMPLAGLLAGGLGTWIGVRETILVMAAMHALVSLSVFVGPFRSGRNLPDQPMERWTSGSMATARKSSVT
- the zwf gene encoding glucose-6-phosphate dehydrogenase, coding for MSPARVTATHNPLRDPRDKRLPRIAGPCSLVLFGVTGDLATKKLMPAIYDLANRGLLPPGFSLIGFARRDWADQDFGKIVYEAVKERSRTPFREDVWRSLSEGIRFVPGTFDDPKAFDLLAETVRELDEQRGTGGNHAFYLSIPPSFFATVCEQLKRSGLSTAPDGSWRRVVIEKPFGHDLQSARELNEIVADVFPADSVFRIDHYLGKETVQNLLALRFANQMFEPVWNSHYVDHVQITMAEDIGIGGRAGYYDGIGAARDVIQNHLLQLLALTAMEEPVSFDANHLRSEKEKVLSAVRLPKDLTQGTARGQYARGWQGGEEVISYLSEEGVGATSTTETYAAVKLEIDTRRWAGVPFYLRTGKRLGKRVTEIAVVFKKAPHLPFADTATEELGQNAVVIRVQPDEGVTMRFGAKVPGAQMEVRDVTMDFGYGRAFTESSPEAYERLILDVLLGEPPLFPRHEEVELSWEILDPIEEFWAKNKARIDQYESGTWGPQSADDLMSRDGREWRLP
- a CDS encoding heme o synthase, with product MGNYVALTKPRIIELLLVTTVPVMFLAERGVPNLWLVVATLVGGTLSAGAANTFNCVYDRDIDALMDRTKNRPMVTGEITPRAGLIFGAALTVLSTVWFVAFVNVASALLSLAAIALYAVLYTMILKRRTPQNIVWGGVAGCMPTLIGWSAVTGSVGWPAVILFFVIFFWTPPHYWPLSMAFKDDYANAQVPMLPVERGALAVARQIVAYSWVMVLVSLALIPVADMGWIYLVAAVVSGAVFIGEAHRLLHLAKSGAATKELKPMRLFHFSITYVTLLFLAVAIDPLVHLSIG
- the tkt gene encoding transketolase; protein product: MARPTARKAKWNDLDVKAVDTVRVLAADAVQKVGNGHPGTAMSLAPAAYLLFQNVMTHDPSDPTWLGRDRFVLSCGHSSLTQYIQLYLSGYGLELKDLKALRTWGSLTPGHPEVHHTPGVEITTGPLGSGLASAVGMAMAQRRQRGLLDPDAKPGQSPFDHHVWVIASDGDLMEGVASEASSLAGHQELGNLTVIYDANQISIEDDTDISFSEDVAKRYEAYGWEVADVDWRQSNDPAGSADYVEDVDALLDALTKSKKSAKPTLVRLHTVIAWPSPTKKGTGKSHGSALGDDEISGLKELLGFDPKKTFEVDKDVLAHARKSKARGKAAHKAWNTTYAAWRRKNKDAATLLDRLVAGDLPDGLDAALPTFPADDKGIATRAASGKVLGALAPIMPELWGGSADLAESNNTTMEGEASFIPKSKQTDAWKGGPYGRTLHFGIRENAMGMILNGIALEGMTRPYGGTFLVFSDYMRPAVRLAAIQQLPVTYVWTHDSIGLGEDGPTHQPIEHLAALRAMPGLDVVRPADANETSAAWGAILRNGATAALALSRQALPTIDRKTHANASNVAKGGYVLIDGGADGKQKPKVIIVATGSEVSVALEARLTLEKSGVPTRVVSMPCREWFDDQTKAYRDKVLPPAIRARVSVEAGVAQGWREIIGDAGRSISIEHFGASADAKTLFTEFGFTPAAVVKAAKDSIKAAKAGAGVVGAVETAPRTRKDTGTDVPTTKKPAAKSAATAGK
- a CDS encoding glucose-6-phosphate dehydrogenase assembly protein OpcA yields the protein MIVDLPSTSTVNISKKLVRLRSETGSMALTRVLTLVIVVDENEADAAIETANDASRQHPCRIIVVVIANRRGAARLDGQIRIGGDAGASEVVVLRLFGPLASHGRAVVTPLLLADAPIVAWWPAESPKDPSADPIGEMAQRRITDVSRSKGAPNAPLARLAAAYAPGDTDLAWSRITLWRALLTAALDQAPYEPVVSVTVTGASDSPSAKLLAGWLAKQLRCPVALVASRKGSGIISVRLDRPSGPLDLVRPQNGTTATMSQTGRPERTIALPPRSDAECLADELRRLDPDEVYADALRQGLEGVSHSRRTSTDAQRKGITPSVAESREDAARIRREAKVNASAAMVEAPMPEKADDPKQVKKAAARQLDQARAKRKKSSVRGSSS
- a CDS encoding glucose-6-phosphate isomerase, translated to MSSLEVTARGAAADAISTHVPQLVKDEVASKLFAQDATLWGKAAEEEAGKRLSWVGLPRSSRPLLGEIAALREELRGDGVSRIVLCGMGGSSLAPEVICATAGVDIVVLDSSAPDVVRRAVSTDLKKTAVVVSSKSGSTVETDSQRRAFEQAFTDAGIDATRRIIIVTDPGSPLDGEARTAGFRVINADPDVGGRYSALTAFGLVPSGLAGVDVGALLDDAEAVADLLAADDEGNPALRLGAAMAGTKPLRDKLVLVDAGTENVGFGAWAEQLIAESTGKDGKGILPVVADGEAPKHTYADANLVRLVAAGDDDDEPDDDTDLTTDAEGAPRHPDSIAAEQPGPADISPEENIGDSGSVITVAGTLGAQLLLWEVATAVAGRLLGINPFDQPDVESAKNAARGLLDQTGSAAEEPAFVDGSVEVRTLGGEWLGDESTLPGAVSALLSQIDEKAGYIAVMAYLDREQDADLEQVARTLFDHTGRPVTFGWGPRFLHSTGQYHKGGPANGVFIQITATPVEDLAVPGREFTFGEFIDAQAGGDAQVLAEHGRPVLRLNLTQHGRGLSQVRSALTTPGA
- the tal gene encoding transaldolase; the protein is MTDNTALKALADNGVSIWLDDLSRERLTSGNLQEVIDTKGVVGVTTNPSIFQVALSNGESYSEQVAQLAADKATLDDAVTALTTQDVRDACDILLPVFEATDGLDGRVSIEVDPRLARDTDGTVAQAKQLRELVDRPNLLVKIPATVEGLPAISKVIAEGISVNVTLIFSLDRYRAVMNAFLTGVEQAREAGKDISTLESVASFFVSRVDSEVDKRLDAVKGEHAETAKSLKGKAAIANARLAYQAFEEVFSTPRWKNLEADGAKPQRPLWASTGVKDPAYPDTMYVTELVAPGTVNTMPEKTLDAVKDHGEITGNTIEGTYEEAAEVLDALERLGISYSEVTAQLEKEGVDKFEKSWGELLDGVQSELDKASR